Part of the Nicotiana sylvestris chromosome 5, ASM39365v2, whole genome shotgun sequence genome is shown below.
AACTACCATACAGCTAGATGCTGTAACTTTTCTACCTAGAACAAGActcaccccaccccaccccaaacAGGAAAGGAAAACTAAGTAAAAGAAGAGTTACTGGATGATAATCAAAAGATTAAACAAAGTTAAACGCGTCCATCCCACAGAGATTCATTCCGAACCTTGCTAGATCTCAAGAGGGGCTCCACATCTCTTGGAGGGTTTAAACCGAGATTCTTAGCACGCTCCCATCTGTCCAATCTGCTCAATCCAAGACATGGTCCATAAGCCATATTCAAGTCAAATTGCCTTAACAATTCCTCCTTCCCGTCATAATCATCTGAAAATTTTGATATAAGAATAGGTaatacaagaagaaaaaaaaagagatggaGAATAGAAGACATAATAATCAGAAGCTTGTTATATTCTTAATATGTCCAGTTCTGAAATAAGTGAAAAGTTGTCGGCAGATTCCAAAGATTGTGAGTATTTCCTTATTTTAAATACCAACCAGTGACACATAAAAATTCCGCAAGCTACAATCCCTGATAACACCATACAAAGAAGACTTTCAATCACACTACTTATCAGAAATTTTCTAAGGGAGGTTGCATTTTAGTGATAATTCACCAGCACAATCAAGAATAGTACTACAAGCATTTTTACTTGGCTATGTTGATGATTTTCATGGAGCATCTGTGTTCAACTTGAATAGCAGCAAGTTTGTCTATTCTCTTTCTATATAGACAACTCATCGAAAAGCTAATTTCAGCAGCCTTGTTCGCAACTCATTTATACCACAAACAAATCAGGAGCAGAAAAAAAGTAAGTACCCTGGGTTCTCTTACTCCATTCTTGCAAATTTTTACCCTCTACCTTATGTAATCCATTGTCAACAAGAGAATAGTTCATGAATGAGGTAAACAACATCATCTCCAAACAAATGTGCATGTTTATCACTTATAATTTCACATCGTAGAATATGTATACAGTCATTTAGTGAACGTTTGGTTCATTGATTAAGCAGGATGAGGAAGTATGAGGATCAGTGATCCTGCACAGCATGTATCTGATAGCAAATGGTATGGTCTTATTACTTATCCCTCCGTCCATCATTTGAGAAATATCAATGCAAGAATAGTCAAAGGATAAAAAACCCAATGGATAAGAACTTAAAAATTGACTAATGACTAATCGTCTATGATTTTTCTTTCACAACTCACAAAGTGCTAATAAACTAAGCCTCTTTAATGTGTATTCGGCTTTTCAATTTCACAACGCTTCAGAAAATGTTGTTCAAATGTAATATGAATATATATCACTAATGATCATTTCTAAATAAAATATAACTATATATGCATGTCGATTAGCATTGATTAACTGATACCGTGTATAAATTGATTATATCATATGTCTTTGTATTAACTGAAAGTGTCTTATCTTGTTTTCTTCTTATTGCTGATTATCTAGATCAGAAATTTGTGCAGAGTAATTCTATTTAGTATACTTTGAGCATAACGTAATAAACAAAATTAACGCACAGGTCTATAGTTACACATCAAGCGTGTTAAAAAGTCTTTCTTCTTATTTAACTCTGTTCCAGTCAAATTGTGCCATATAATTTAACAGAGGGAGTACTAGGATTTGCTTCATATGGTCAATAACTAATACTCCACATGTATCATTTGAACTGCCATCAACAATGGAGTAACAAACAATAGATTTGGCATTTCAAACCAAAAACAACTTGTAAAAAAGGCGAATTATTGTAAGACCAAACTAAACAAGTTTCAGGTGTTTCAATCTAATCATGAACAACAAGGGGAATAAACATTAGGGCCAAGAATATATCGTACTAATTACACAACGTCAATACAAAACGATAAGGGGCGAGGGAAATTGTAGTATTAGGTGTATTAGCTACGAAGAAAAACAACTGTCTGAAAAAGCATCAGCAGACTATCATATGCTTCATATATTCCACTTTATATGACACTATTTCCTTCTTAATCCATTctaaaaagaatgacacatttctattTGGAAAAAATTAACTTTTCACCTTATTTTACCCTTAGCGAGAAGCTTTTATTGCCACCGAAATGTTATGACGTGTTTTAAGACCACAAGTCTCAAAAatcttcattattttttaaattttgtgcACAGTCAAACTGTATCACATGGGCGGATCTATGTTGGGCCAAGCAGGGTCACCGTCACATCGCTTTGCCGGAAAAGTTTACCGAATACACATATAAATGATATGCCAAGAAAAAAAGGAGTATAAAGAATATAAAGTGACACTACTTGCTAAACCTGCACTACTTGGTCCGCCGATTAGAAGCTTCACTTACAGATTTTAGGTTCGAGCCCCAATACCAAATggattttcttctctctttttttaagtTTTTGAGCTTCAGCTGTTTAAAAACATTAGGTAGTAGGGAAGTTTTGAACTCGTGACCTCCAAAAGATTTCAAACCAGCTACACCACCAAACCAAGTATTCTACTGATAACTTAATTCCCTTTATAATTATGAGGTATTATTGAATACAGTTCAAAAATAGTACTACTTGAATAGTGTAGCTGATATGatctacttttttttttttttttgcaacgtAAATCATCTGTTTACTCTTCTAAATGTGACATAAAAATTCTGCGTACGCCAACCACTGATCACATAAATTCGTACGATAATTGATCTGTAACTTACTTTACACTCAATCAAACactataaaataatttaaatggaTTATCAAAGGAAAATGCTTACCTTGCAAATTGGGAGAGCCGTAGACATTTAGGGCTGGAGAGTGGGTAAATTCAGAGCCGATAGCAGCCGCTTGCTTTGGTGTTATAGATCTCTTCGTAGTAATAGCAAATGGTGATTTTGAATTTGTTGGCTTAGTGATTCCGCCATTCTTATTCTTCTTTTGCCTATAGAAACCCTTCATATCAAATTTCGATgccattctctctctctctttacgatctgatttcaaattcaaattttgAATTCTTCCTTTCAGAGGAGGGTGCATTGTTATTTATACCTTTAACTTTGGGCCCATTTGCTTTTGGACGGGGTTTAGATTTTGTGCATTTCGTCAACTGTCGTGCCCGTATTCTAATGGGCTTTTAGCCTCCTGAAGAAAatgatctttacacaaatagccatccaaatttattgtttactttttctagttATATACAAAGtttatacattgattatacataattataaaaatataatatataaattatgcatatattatacttTCACCGGCTATTGGATGAGCGGCTATCTGGGTTAATTCTTCTTAATTGTGTCAGATTTGATTGGTTTATCCTCTTGgtagaaatgacaccaggtagCCACTCTAAAGAGAAGCTATTTAGGAATTAGCCAATGCATTCtgaattttgatttttcgagaCAAAAATATTCTGAATTGTCCTaaatttaagattttaatttCAAAACTTTAGGACAAATAAATAATCGCTAATTTGTAAATAACAGTCCAAATGGCTGTTTGTGCACTTCGCACACAAGATAAAGGGTACATTTGTGAGATCTTTGCACAAATAGTTGGTTGGATTAACTGTTTACTTTTAAACTTTTACATTGATTGTCCCTCTATGGAACTGGTATTTATTTGGAATTTTTACTTCTTATAGCAGAgattgataccttatttattttaaataaatacccttttaaaaaattatatttcatagctaccttttaatttttatagccaaatatctatttatgattACCTtctacccttaagccataaaatactctttgtattatttttctctctcattcttttaGATTCTTCtccaccccctctctctctcaaCTCCAGTCTTTCTCCATGAATACAACCACTATTCTCCACTGATTCATCTCCATTGTCTCGCGAAATTTTCATTGTCAATGGGCTAGGGCTCTGAATCAATGTCGAAATCAAGCCCTAAAGAGAAAGATCCACCCCATTCTGATGGTCGTTGCTTTGCAATGAAATCTGGACATGGCCACTGCAACTCTTGCCTCTCACCACCTCcattgctatttttcttcatcTACCAAATT
Proteins encoded:
- the LOC104249678 gene encoding uncharacterized protein, whose translation is MASKFDMKGFYRQKKNKNGGITKPTNSKSPFAITTKRSITPKQAAAIGSEFTHSPALNVYGSPNLQDDYDGKEELLRQFDLNMAYGPCLGLSRLDRWERAKNLGLNPPRDVEPLLRSSKVRNESLWDGRV